In Sporanaerobacter acetigenes DSM 13106, a single window of DNA contains:
- a CDS encoding YibE/F family protein — MKKITFIIIIIVLIHTLVWASNSQRVLGKVLKIEKIQDVVEQETLKIEILEGKHKGKVINVTRERMEYSSFDFDLNIGDQVLMELYEDENGSLNGRFVNVWRVDKLKNLSFIFIISIILFGGLKGVLSISSLLFSAYVIVKFMVPGILKGYNIITISIFSALIIIMVSFVLIAGFTKKSLVSMLGTMGGTITAGLLAYTYSKLTSITGMADENVMFLITNMGIKLDFSSLYMCSILIGTIGATMDVSMSITTSMFEIKKQSPRIKTKDLLQSGFHIGKDIMSTMVNTLILAYAGSSMPLLIINIISDTEYIYSINSEILAMEIIRALCSSIGLVMTIPLTILIATHALK; from the coding sequence ATGAAAAAAATTACTTTTATTATTATCATTATCGTATTGATTCACACTTTAGTTTGGGCTTCCAATAGTCAAAGAGTCCTTGGAAAAGTATTGAAAATAGAAAAAATACAAGATGTTGTTGAACAAGAAACATTGAAAATAGAAATACTAGAAGGAAAACATAAAGGAAAAGTCATAAATGTCACTCGTGAAAGAATGGAATATTCTTCTTTTGATTTTGATCTAAATATAGGTGATCAAGTATTGATGGAACTTTATGAGGACGAAAATGGCTCTTTAAATGGTAGATTTGTAAATGTGTGGAGGGTTGATAAACTCAAAAATCTATCCTTTATATTCATAATATCTATAATACTATTTGGCGGTTTGAAAGGAGTATTGTCTATTTCTTCCTTGCTTTTTTCTGCCTATGTAATAGTAAAATTTATGGTTCCAGGAATCCTTAAGGGATACAATATAATAACTATTTCTATATTCTCTGCTCTAATAATAATAATGGTCAGCTTTGTTCTAATAGCTGGTTTTACTAAAAAAAGTCTTGTCTCAATGTTAGGAACTATGGGAGGAACTATAACTGCTGGACTTCTTGCCTATACTTATTCAAAATTAACAAGCATCACTGGAATGGCTGATGAAAATGTAATGTTTTTAATAACAAATATGGGAATTAAATTAGATTTCAGTAGTCTTTATATGTGCTCTATTCTCATTGGTACCATTGGGGCAACCATGGATGTGAGCATGTCCATAACTACATCAATGTTTGAAATAAAAAAACAATCTCCCAGAATAAAAACCAAAGACCTCCTTCAATCAGGATTCCACATAGGAAAAGATATCATGTCTACAATGGTCAATACTTTGATACTTGCATATGCTGGAAGTTCCATGCCTTTACTCATAATTAACATCATATCTGATACTGAATATATCTATTCTATAAATAGTGAAATATTAGCCATGGAAATAATAAGAGCATTGTGCAGCAGTATAGGATTAGTTATGACAATACCTTTAACTATACTTATAGCTACACATGCGCTTAAATAA
- a CDS encoding iron-sulfur cluster assembly scaffold protein, with the protein MYSDKVIEHFMSPRNVGTMVDADGEGTYGDPNCGDFLTIYIKVKDNIIEDISFLVFGCTASVATSSMTTVLAKGKTIEEALKIEDEDIVEALDGLPIEKQHCSNLGVQALRNAIRDYLEKNK; encoded by the coding sequence ATGTATTCGGATAAAGTCATTGAACATTTTATGTCTCCAAGAAATGTGGGAACTATGGTTGATGCAGATGGTGAAGGGACTTATGGAGATCCTAATTGTGGTGATTTTTTGACTATTTATATAAAAGTCAAAGATAATATAATTGAAGATATAAGTTTTTTAGTATTTGGTTGTACTGCTTCAGTTGCTACAAGTAGTATGACTACAGTTCTTGCAAAAGGGAAAACTATAGAAGAGGCTTTAAAAATAGAAGACGAAGATATAGTTGAAGCATTGGATGGACTTCCTATAGAAAAACAACACTGTTCAAACTTAGGAGTTCAGGCACTTAGAAATGCAATAAGGGATTATCTTGAAAAAAACAAATAA
- a CDS encoding ferredoxin: protein MKGFVDKDTCIGCGLCPSLCPEIFEMDDDGKAVAKNVEIPEDIVDSAKEAEESCPVEAITVE from the coding sequence ATGAAAGGTTTTGTAGATAAAGATACTTGTATAGGTTGTGGGCTATGTCCTAGTCTTTGTCCAGAAATATTTGAAATGGATGATGATGGAAAGGCTGTAGCAAAGAACGTTGAAATACCAGAAGATATAGTAGATAGCGCTAAAGAAGCTGAAGAAAGCTGTCCAGTAGAAGCAATTACAGTAGAATAA
- a CDS encoding YibE/F family protein codes for MKKLLILISMIILLFSANVYGETSDDSDMYTETAIVLEASELKETEEVEGFINQYQDVKLKITSGKYKNQIFDVKNNLSENDVYNIVVEKGEKVVVSIQEIEGEDINIYISDYMRQNYIFYLVIIFILLIIIIGKKKGLKSVVTLAITMFAILKVLLPMILKGANPIPITILISIVVTILTMFIVGGINKKSIAAVVGTSGGVLVAGIIAYYIGSQVKLTGLSSEEAMMLMYIPQEVNFDFRGLLFSGIILGSLGAVMDVGMSIASSMDEIHKANPNLTRKELFKSGMNVGKDVMGTMTNTLILAYTGSSIPVLLLFMAYETSIAKILNLDVIATEAIRSLAGSIGLVLTIPLTALVSSTLIKNSSSK; via the coding sequence ATGAAAAAACTATTAATATTGATAAGTATGATAATATTGTTATTTTCTGCAAATGTTTATGGAGAAACTTCTGACGATTCGGACATGTATACGGAAACTGCTATTGTATTAGAGGCAAGTGAATTAAAAGAGACAGAAGAAGTTGAAGGATTTATAAATCAATATCAAGATGTTAAATTGAAAATAACTAGTGGAAAATATAAAAATCAAATATTTGATGTAAAAAATAATTTATCTGAAAATGATGTCTATAACATAGTTGTTGAAAAAGGAGAAAAAGTTGTAGTTTCTATTCAAGAAATTGAAGGGGAAGACATAAATATTTATATTTCAGATTATATGAGGCAAAATTATATTTTTTATTTAGTTATTATATTTATACTCCTAATTATTATTATAGGTAAGAAAAAGGGTTTAAAATCTGTAGTGACTCTAGCTATTACTATGTTTGCAATTTTAAAGGTATTGTTACCTATGATTTTAAAAGGGGCAAATCCAATACCTATTACTATATTGATATCTATAGTTGTTACAATTTTAACCATGTTTATTGTAGGCGGAATTAACAAAAAAAGTATTGCAGCAGTTGTTGGAACAAGTGGTGGGGTCCTTGTTGCAGGCATTATAGCATACTATATAGGAAGTCAAGTGAAATTGACAGGACTTAGCAGTGAAGAAGCTATGATGCTTATGTATATTCCTCAAGAAGTAAATTTTGATTTTAGAGGTCTGTTATTTTCTGGAATCATATTAGGTTCACTGGGAGCTGTCATGGACGTAGGTATGTCAATAGCATCTTCAATGGATGAAATCCATAAAGCAAATCCCAACTTGACAAGAAAAGAGCTATTTAAATCAGGGATGAATGTTGGAAAGGATGTCATGGGTACTATGACAAACACTCTCATTCTTGCATATACAGGTAGTTCCATTCCTGTACTTCTCTTATTTATGGCATATGAAACTTCTATTGCAAAAATATTGAATTTAGATGTCATTGCTACAGAGGCTATTCGTTCTTTAGCTGGAAGTATAGGATTGGTTTTAACTATTCCGTTGACAGCATTGGTTTCAAGTACTCTTATAAAAAATTCTTCCAGCAAATAA
- a CDS encoding NifB/NifX family molybdenum-iron cluster-binding protein — protein MKIAIASEGKHVSGHFGHCEGFTIYEVEDKKVLNKNFTPNPGHRPGFLPVFLKDQGANVIIAGGMGETAQDLFNENGIEVVVGAQGICDDVIEKYLIGELKSTGSVCTEHEHEGNCNE, from the coding sequence ATGAAAATAGCAATTGCAAGCGAAGGAAAACATGTAAGTGGACATTTTGGACATTGTGAAGGATTTACAATTTATGAAGTTGAAGACAAGAAGGTATTAAACAAAAATTTCACTCCAAATCCAGGTCATAGACCAGGGTTTCTTCCTGTATTTTTAAAAGATCAAGGTGCTAATGTGATAATAGCAGGTGGAATGGGAGAAACTGCCCAGGATTTATTCAATGAAAATGGGATAGAAGTTGTAGTAGGAGCTCAAGGAATATGTGATGATGTAATTGAAAAATATTTAATAGGGGAACTTAAATCAACAGGAAGTGTTTGTACAGAACATGAGCATGAAGGAAATTGCAATGAGTAA
- a CDS encoding NifB/NifX family molybdenum-iron cluster-binding protein yields the protein MKIGISSNGKNLDSSLDLRFGRCSYFVIYDTESNEFRAVENDGQSSKGGAGIAAAQQLIDENVDVIITGNLGPNAFELIEKANIKAFKCESILLKSVIEKYRNGELEELKNSGPAHHGM from the coding sequence ATGAAGATAGGAATTTCATCTAATGGGAAAAATTTAGATAGTTCCCTTGATTTAAGATTTGGAAGGTGTAGTTATTTTGTGATTTATGATACTGAAAGTAATGAATTTAGAGCAGTAGAAAATGATGGACAAAGTTCTAAGGGAGGGGCAGGTATTGCTGCAGCTCAACAGTTAATTGATGAAAATGTTGATGTGATCATTACAGGAAATCTTGGTCCTAATGCTTTTGAACTAATAGAAAAGGCAAATATTAAAGCTTTTAAATGTGAAAGTATTTTACTTAAATCTGTTATAGAGAAGTATAGAAATGGGGAACTTGAAGAATTAAAAAATTCAGGGCCAGCTCATCATGGGATGTAG
- a CDS encoding cupin domain-containing protein, with the protein MVEHFIKNMDFSKVLEMETLVEYQKGQVISRTLAQGKPLSITLFAFDKGEEISSHSSSGDALVFILDGEAEITVGEEKFGVKKGETIVMPAGIPHALFAKEQFKMLLIVVFEL; encoded by the coding sequence ATGGTAGAACATTTTATAAAAAACATGGATTTCTCAAAGGTGTTGGAAATGGAAACTCTTGTTGAATATCAAAAAGGGCAGGTTATAAGTAGAACATTAGCACAAGGAAAACCTTTAAGTATTACATTGTTTGCCTTCGATAAGGGTGAAGAAATTAGTTCTCATTCATCCAGTGGAGATGCACTAGTATTTATACTTGATGGAGAAGCTGAAATCACAGTAGGTGAAGAAAAGTTCGGTGTAAAAAAAGGAGAAACCATTGTGATGCCTGCTGGTATTCCTCATGCATTGTTTGCAAAAGAACAGTTTAAAATGCTTTTGATTGTAGTATTTGAATTATGA
- a CDS encoding DUF134 domain-containing protein — MPRPTKFRRVEFFPENTYFIPWGKAKCEIEEIVLNVEELEAMRLKDIEKLNQEECAEKMHVSRQTFQNIIDSAREKVAKALTEGKALRIGGGYYITNHCKFKCMDCGGVYQVNFERDKNNCPICGSRNVMCSKKNGFCNKWCKREDDNQK; from the coding sequence ATGCCAAGACCAACAAAGTTTAGAAGAGTAGAGTTTTTTCCAGAAAACACATATTTTATACCTTGGGGAAAAGCCAAATGCGAAATAGAAGAAATAGTTTTAAATGTAGAAGAACTTGAGGCTATGAGACTTAAAGATATAGAGAAATTGAATCAAGAAGAATGTGCTGAAAAAATGCATGTATCAAGGCAAACTTTCCAGAACATAATAGACAGTGCAAGGGAAAAAGTTGCTAAAGCTTTGACTGAAGGCAAAGCTTTAAGAATAGGTGGAGGATATTATATTACTAATCACTGTAAATTCAAATGTATGGATTGTGGTGGCGTCTATCAAGTGAATTTTGAACGAGATAAAAACAATTGTCCTATTTGTGGTTCTAGGAATGTTATGTGCAGCAAAAAAAATGGTTTTTGTAACAAATGGTGTAAAAGAGAGGATGACAATCAGAAATAG